The DNA window CTCCTGCCCCGACGGCAGCGTCGTCATCTCCCGCCCCACACCCCGCGCCGCGCCGGGCCTCCCCGCGTACAGCGCCACCTGCGAATAGGAACGAACCTCCCCTCGGGGAATCGCCCGCACCGCTCGCCACACCGCCTCCGAGAAGGGCGGACGCTTCGCGGGGGCTGGCTCCACCTTCTTCACCCGGGGCTTCGTCTTCGGTCGTCTCAAGAGCGCCACGCGCCGGACTCTAGAAACACGAAGGCCCCCGGTCCACGAATGGGAGCGGGGGCCTGGTGACTCCCAGGTGGCCCTCGAAGGGCCACCCGAGGCTTC is part of the Myxococcus landrumus genome and encodes:
- a CDS encoding MGMT family protein; protein product: MALLRRPKTKPRVKKVEPAPAKRPPFSEAVWRAVRAIPRGEVRSYSQVALYAGRPGAARGVGREMTTLPSGQEVPWWRVTKAGGVLAPTVAHEQAKRLRAEGVEVEQRGQVFRVKRAPEPSERGRAAAPARKTAPKGKR